From Actinomycetota bacterium, the proteins below share one genomic window:
- the crtI gene encoding phytoene desaturase family protein — translation MAGRTVVVGAGLAGLSAAIHLAAAGREVVVVEAEAVPGGRCGTVTVGGYRFDTGPSVLTMPEVVRACVGAAGEELEDWLELAPLDPIYRLTFHDGSRLDVVPGAERMAAEVERLAGPEEAARYLAFRAHLGRMLDAEWDQFIDRNLDGPAGLVRPLALLRLARLGGFRRLHNLVATHLSDWRLRRAHTFQALYTGLSPFDALGIYAVVAHMDTVGGAFIPRRGGMHALPLALAGVAEKAGAGFRYSARVERVEGGPGGVTGVVLAGGERLAATDVVVTSDLPAAYEHLLPPAARDWRVRRRRLRFSPSCYLVHLGLTRQLQGQAHHTVHLGRDWKATFEALTRHGGIQPDPSLLVTYPSPEDPDAAPPGHATLFVLEPTANTRAGLDWAEVGPRLRERLYGRLAGLGYGDLRRDSAVELVVDPPAWEAQGLTAGTPFSLDHRFTQTGWLRPGNASAGVPGLVFAGMGTVPGVGVPMVLISGRLAAERVLARRRR, via the coding sequence ATGGCGGGGCGGACGGTCGTCGTCGGGGCCGGCCTGGCCGGGCTCTCGGCCGCCATCCATCTGGCCGCCGCCGGCCGCGAGGTGGTGGTCGTCGAGGCCGAGGCGGTCCCGGGCGGCCGTTGCGGCACGGTGACCGTCGGCGGCTACCGCTTCGACACCGGCCCCTCGGTGCTGACCATGCCCGAGGTGGTGCGGGCATGCGTTGGCGCCGCCGGCGAGGAGCTGGAGGACTGGCTGGAGCTGGCCCCCCTCGACCCGATCTACCGGCTCACCTTCCACGACGGCAGCCGCCTGGACGTGGTCCCGGGGGCCGAGCGCATGGCGGCCGAGGTCGAGCGGCTCGCCGGGCCCGAGGAGGCCGCCCGCTACCTGGCCTTCCGGGCGCATCTGGGCCGGATGCTGGACGCCGAGTGGGATCAGTTCATCGACCGCAACCTCGACGGCCCGGCCGGCCTGGTCCGGCCCCTGGCCCTCCTGCGGCTGGCCCGCCTTGGCGGGTTCCGGCGGCTGCACAACCTGGTCGCGACCCACCTGAGCGACTGGCGGCTGCGCCGGGCCCACACCTTCCAGGCCCTCTACACCGGCCTGTCGCCGTTCGACGCCCTCGGCATCTACGCCGTGGTCGCCCACATGGACACCGTCGGCGGCGCCTTCATCCCCCGCCGGGGCGGCATGCACGCCCTCCCCCTGGCCCTGGCCGGGGTGGCCGAGAAGGCCGGGGCGGGCTTCCGGTACTCGGCTCGGGTCGAGCGGGTCGAGGGCGGGCCCGGCGGGGTCACCGGGGTGGTGCTGGCCGGCGGCGAGCGCCTGGCCGCCACCGACGTGGTCGTGACCAGCGACCTGCCGGCCGCCTACGAGCACCTGCTGCCCCCGGCGGCCCGCGACTGGCGGGTGCGGCGGCGCCGGCTGCGGTTCTCGCCCTCCTGCTACCTGGTCCACCTGGGGCTGACCCGCCAGCTCCAGGGCCAGGCCCACCACACCGTCCACCTGGGCCGGGACTGGAAGGCGACCTTCGAGGCCCTGACCCGCCACGGCGGCATCCAGCCCGACCCGAGCCTGCTGGTCACCTACCCCTCGCCCGAGGACCCCGATGCCGCCCCGCCCGGCCACGCCACCCTGTTCGTGCTCGAGCCGACCGCCAACACCCGGGCCGGGCTGGACTGGGCCGAGGTCGGGCCGCGCCTGCGCGAGCGGCTGTACGGGCGGCTGGCCGGGCTCGGCTACGGCGACCTGCGCCGCGACAGCGCCGTCGAGCTGGTCGTCGACCCTCCCGCCTGGGAGGCCCAGGGCCTGACCGCGGGGACGCCGTTCTCGCTCGACCACCGCTTCACCCAGACCGGCTGGCTGCGGCCCGGGAACGCCTCGGCGGGCGTGCCCGGCCTTGTGTTCGCCGGGATGGGCACCGTGCCCGGGGTCGGGGTGCCGATGGTGCTGATCTCCGGCCGCCTGGCCGCCGAGCGGGTGCTGGCCCGGAGGCGGCGATGA